The following coding sequences are from one Ovis canadensis isolate MfBH-ARS-UI-01 breed Bighorn chromosome 7, ARS-UI_OviCan_v2, whole genome shotgun sequence window:
- the LOC138444353 gene encoding olfactory receptor 11G2-like yields MKISNTFNNSSIITGFILLGFPCPREGQILLFVLFSAVYLLTLMGNGSIICAVCWDQRLHTPMYMLLANFSFLEIWYVTSTVPYMLANFLSDNKLISFSGCFLQFYFFFSLGSTECFFLAIMAFDRYLAICWPLHYPTLMTGRLCANLVISCWVLGFLWFLIPIFIISQMSFCGSGIIDHFLCDPGPLLALTCEKAPVMELVFSTLSPVPLIVPFLFIMGSYALVLRAVLRVPSAAGQKKAFSTCGSHLAVVSLFYGSVLVMYGSPTSEHEAGMQKIVTLFYSAVTPLLNPVIYSLRNKDMKKALQKFLRL; encoded by the coding sequence ATGAAAATCTCCAACACCTTCAACAACTCCAGCATCATCACTGGCTTCatcctcttgggcttcccttgcccCAGGGAGGGGCAGATTCTTCTCTTTGTGCTCTTCTCTGCTGTCTACCTCCTGACCCTCATGGGCAATGGTTCTAtcatctgtgctgtgtgctgggaTCAGagactccacacccccatgtacatGCTGCTCGCCAACTTCTCCTTCCTGGAGATCTGGTATGTCACCTCCACTGTCCCCTACATGTTGGCCAACTTCCTCTCTGACAACAAGCTCATCTCTTTCTCTGGGTGCTTTctccagttttactttttcttctccttgggtTCTACAGAATGCTTTTTCTTGGCTATTATGGCATTTGATAGATACCTTGCCATCTGCTGGCCTCTACACTACCCCACTCTCATGACTGGACGTCTTTGTGCCAATCTTGTGATCAGCTGCTGGGTACTTGGTTTCCTCTGGTTCTTGATTCCCATCTTCATCATCTCCCAAATGTCTTTCTGTGGATCTGGGATCATTGACCACTTCCTGTGTGACCCAGGTCCTCTTCTAGCACTCACTTGCGAAAAAGCTCCTGTGATGGAGCTTGTCTTCTCCACCTTGAGTCCTGTGCCCCTCATCGTTCCATTTCTCTTCATCATGGGGTCTTATGCTCTGGTCCTGAGAGCTGTATTGAGAGTCCCTTCAGCAGCTGGGCAAAAAAAGGCTTTCTCCACCTGCGGGTCTCATCTGGCTGTGGTCTCACTGTTCTATGGCTCAGTCCTCGTAATGTATGGGAGCCCAACATCTGAGCATGAAGCTGGGATGCAGAAGATCGTGACTCTGTTTTATTCTGCTGTGACGCCACTTCTTAACCCTGTAATATATAGTCTTAGAAACAAAGATATGAAAAAGGCCCTGCAGAAATTTCTTAGACTATAA
- the LOC138444003 gene encoding olfactory receptor 11G2-like, with the protein MKISNTPNTSSTIAGFILLGFPCPREGQILLFVLFSAVYLLTLMGNGSIICAVCWDQRLHTPMYILLANFSFLEIWYVTSTVPNMLANFLSDNKLISFSGCLLQFYFFFSLGSTESFFLAIMAFDRYLAICQPLHYPTLMTGRLCTNLVISCWVLGFLWFLIPVILISQMSFCGSRIIDHFLCDPGPLLALTCKKAPVMELVFSTLSPIPLIILFLFIMGSYALVIKAVLKAPSAAGQRKAFSTCGSHLTVVSLFYGSAVVVYGSPASEHGARMQMTVTLFYSVVTPLLNPIIYSLRNKDMKKALKKLLVRMAIIKKINNQWWPGHGNTCTLLIGI; encoded by the exons ATGAAAATCTCCAACACCCCCAACACCTCCAGCACCATCGCTGGCTTCatcctcctgggcttcccttgcccCAGGGAGGGGCAGATTCTCCTCTTTGTGCTCTTCTCTGCTGTCTACCTCCTGACCCTCATGGGCAATGGTTCTAtcatctgtgctgtgtgctgggaTCAGagactccacacccccatgtacatCCTGCTTGCCAACTTTTCCTTCCTGGAGATCTGGTATGTCACCTCCACTGTCCCCAACATGTTGGCCAACTTCCTCTCTGACAACAAGCTCATCTCCTTCTCTGGGTGCCTTCTCCAGTTCtactttttcttctccttgggtTCTACAGAAAGCTTTTTCTTGGCTATTATGGCATTTGATCGATACCTTGCCATCTGCCAACCTCTACATTACCCCACCCTCATGACTGGACGCCTCTGCACCAATCTTGTGATCAGCTGCTGGGTACTTGGTTTTCTCTGGTTTTTGATTCCTGTCATCCTCATCTCCCAAATGTCCTTCTGTGGATCCAGGATCATTGACCATTTCCTGTGTGACCCAGGTCCTCTTCTAGCACTCACCTGCAAAAAAGCTCCTGTGATGGAGCTTGTCTTCTCCACTCTAAGTCCTATTCCCCTcatcattctctttctcttcatcaTGGGGTCCTATGCTTTGGTCATAAAAGCTGTATTGAAAGCTCCTTCAGCAGCTGGACAAAGGAAGGCTTTCTCCACCTGCGGGTCTCATCTGACTGTGGTTTCACTGTTCTATGGCTCAGCAGTGGTCGTGTATGGGAGCCCAGCATCTGAGCATGGTGCTAGAATGCAGATGACTGTGACTCTGTTTTATTCTGTTGTCACCCCACTTCTTAATCCAATAATATATAGTCTTAGGAACAAAGATATGAAAAAGGCCCTGAAGAAAtt actggtcagaatggctatcatcaaaaagataaataatcagTGGTGGCCAGGACAtgggaacacttgtacactgttgataggaatataa